The sequence CGTAATACATCTCGGTTGTCTGTCCCAGCGCATCCGTCACCGCAACAAGATCGCCGACTTCGTTGTACCGGTACTGCACCAATACCTCGCGCTGTTCACTGGAGGCGTTGTTTGAATGGGGGTGGTACACATAGATGACTTTCGTGATCCGTCCGGCTTCATCGGTCTTGATGTCCAGCACCCGGCCTACGCTGTCGGTCACCTGCTGCAAGTAGCCGCGCGCATCATAGGTCAAGACGATCCGACGGCAAAACTCATCCTCGATGCGAGTCAGACGATACGGCTTGGCTGCTTCCTCCTCCGGTGAAGCCTGATCGGTATTGCCTTCCTGCTGAAGCGGTTTGCTTATGCGATACCCAAGGCCGCGTATCTCCTGCGACTCCTCTGCTGTCCTGCGCTGGACCTCTGCCGTCTTCACCGCTCCCGACGGGCGATTCGCTGTGATCGCAGACTCGAAGACATACGTCAGGCGGCTTTCTTCCTCCACCATCGCATACCCGGTGCCTTCGCGGCGCAAGACGAGCCGTTCTTTCGGGTTCCGCGTTTCCATCAGGCCCCGGTGCAAGCGTTCAAATCCCACTGGTCGCCCATCCGCTAACAGCACGCCGATGCAGTCGTCCAGTACTTCCAGCCGCATATCGAAGCTGTGATGCACGCCATGTCCAAGCCATCCTTGATGGCGGCTGTCACTAATCCAGCGGCGCTCCCAACGGAGCGGCAAGGGACTCGGGAACTCGAAGTCGGTCGCTTCGCTCATCATCCGCCCGGTAATCAGGTCTACCGGCTCGAAGCCCCACTTGCAGAACTTGTCCTTCAGCCCTTTGGTGCATTGGAATTTACTTAATACTTTGTGGTTAAAAGCCGTCAGCGCTTTCTTCGCGCCGGATTTCTCCAATGCCTTGTCGAGTAGCGCCTTGCTCTTCTCCGCGAGCTTCTGCTCCATCGCCGCCAGCTTCTTGGCCAGCAGGTCCTTCAAGGCATCGGCCTGGCCCTTCAGCTTCCGCGCTCCGGTCAGCACTTTGTTCAGTGAGCTTCTGCCGAACTGGACAGCCCTTTTTGCTGCGGCCCGGCCGATTTTCCCGGCCATTTTCCCCGCAAGCTTGCCGCCTGCTTTCACCGCCGCCTTAGCCGCTACCTTCGCCACGCCCTTCGCCGCCAGCTTCGCTGCGCCAAATGCCGCGCCCCCGAAAGGCAGCATCGTGCCGATGGATAACGCCGCGCCGAAAAAGTCGCCCCGGCAGAGGCTCACGACCGCACTTGCGGCTCCCGCGATGACGCCAAGTCCTGGCACCATGCTTAGCACATCCAGCGCGGTGCCCAGCTTCTCCAGGAAGCCGTCCCGCTCCTTGTCGCTTTTGGCTTGCTCCGCCTCCGGATTGCTTAAGGGCTCGAAGGATTGCCGTTCACTTCCGATCATCGTGACCTCCGGCCCGGTCACATCGGTCGTATCGTTGAGGATCAGGCTGCTTTGCCCGCCGGCGATCCACAGCTCTTCTTCCGCTTCCGCCCGAAACCTTTTCAGCTCACTAAAGGCCATCTCCTGTTCCGCCGTCAGCACGATGTCTTTGTCGCTTTGCAGCGTGATGCCGCCTTCTTCCCCGATGGTGACGAATAGTGCACCTTCCTTCGCCGTAAACGAAATATCTGTCGTTCCAAGCTCAAATTCCTTCCCCCCGCCGGTAGCAAACGATTTGACAGTGGAGTCAGCCATTTTCTTGTTTGCTTTCTCCGCCGCCTCCCCTTGCGGGGAGAATGGGGTCCGCACCGACTGGATCAGCATCGCGTCCGCTTCCTCATGGCTCGGGAAATACAGCTTGATCCTGGAGCCAATCGGCGGCATGGCGTGAAAGATGTGGCTCGCTGGGGAGGAATACGGGAACCAGACCGCTTCCTGCTCCGGCTGGGCTTCGTCGATATCCAGATGCACCTTCGCTTTCTTGACTCCGATGGCGAGAATGCGCCCTTCCATGGCCAATCCTGCCAAGTTTTCGTTGTAGCGCTTATTCTGACGAAGTCCTGCGGGCGTCGTACACAAATACGTAAACTCCAACATCCCTTTGTTCAGCTGGCCCAAGGTCCCTGCGACCACAAACCGGCGTCCGGCCGCTTCCACTTCGGACCCAAGCCCGAGCCACTCATCCATTCGCACCATAAAGCGGGTAAAGTCCTGCTCCTGGAAGCCCTCGGCCCCCGTTTGCACAGCGGTCAGGAATGACTCTACGTCATGCTCAATTTGGTACAATCCTTCTTCCAGCTTCACATGCTGCTTTACCGTCGGTGTGCCGATCCATACCCGCGGCTCATGGGTGCTGACATCCGACGTCACCACGGCCCCCGCATGGGAAGCAACCCGCTGAATAAAGTCCCAGTCGGTCTCTTCGTACTGGAGCAGCAGATCGCCAATCGAAGCTCCGTGCCCAAAGGCATCCGTTTCCAGAAAATCACCGCCCGGATACGCATGGATCACTTCTTTCAGCACGTCGGTATACGCCATATCCGCATGCTGGAAGGAACGGCTTATCCGCTTGACATCCATCTGATAGGAATGCGAGATGATGTCCACCCGGACAGTCCATACATCGTGGATGCGATCCGCCTGAATGTCGTGCAGCTGGCCTAAAAACAACGGGTAGTCAGCCTGCCCTTCCCGAACCGCATACAGCCCGGCCTGGTCGCGGCTGCTGCCTTGCCGCACCAGCTCATGGCTGTCCTCCTCGCTCATGACGCCCTGAAGCTGCAAGACTGCATGCATGCCGGGGAATCGCTTCATCTTCACTTCCTCAAGCCGCAGCTTTCCATACGGCCATTTGAGCGCGATGTCCTGCACGGTCAAGCCTGACAGGCGCTCCCATTCATTTCCTAACATGTCTTTTCCCCCTCGGTCGCCGGATGATGCTACGCTTTTTTCTGCCCGTCATCGGCGATGTAGATGACTCCCTCCGCATGCTTCGTGCACATGATATACGAATCGCTGGTTAACACGGCTTTTCCGTCAATGAGCACATCCGCTTTCCCGTTCATCCACTCCATGTTCACTTGCGGCTCGCACGGCTTATCCAGCGCTTCGCACACGCCGAAGGTGTTCGGGATGTTGACGACGGCTTTGCTGTCCGCCACGTTCATCAGCGGCTGCCCCTGAATATAGGCCCCATGACAGGTCGGCAAATTGAGCAGATTGGGATTGCTGCCACACTGGCACTCCAATATCGCTCCCCTCACCACATAGCTGGCTTCCGCTCCCGCCGCCCCCTCCACGCTGGGAGGGCTAGGTTTTCTGAACGCTATAAAGCTTGCCATTTGTTATCCCTCCTTCATGCTTTCTTCGCAAGCGTTGCCGGTTTTTCGTCTTTTGCTTCGCGCTTTGCTCTAGGCAAGCTCTACCGGGGTGAAGTGAAGCCCTGTAAATCCCCGTCTTTGCAAACTTTCCGCTACATCCAGACGGATGATCAGGATGTCTTCCTTCACTCCCGCCACGCGAAAGATGCGCTCCCGCCTCACTTTTGTTTCCGCCAGCACCAGCGGTCTCAAGGCTCCGCTTGCTTCCACTTGCGTTCGTTCGGATAAGCAGTCCGTTTCGTCCGGCTCCATGAACCAGTAGATGTCCTGACGCTGGGTGCTGCGTTCTGTTAGGACGGCGGAATAAAATCGCAGGAAACGATCGTACTTCTCCAGCAAGCCTTTCATCCGATCCGATACGAGCCAACGGGGATGGTCGATGAAGTCGAGATAGACCGGTTGTTCCCCGTCTTCCTTCACAAATACAATATTTCGCTCGTCAATCTCCATGTCCCGGCTGACTTGTTCCAAACGCAAACCATCTAAAAACCGCTTGTCCTGCTGCAATCGAAAGTAATACACCTGCCTGCTCCTTCCCCCTGTACGTGGTCTATGGGCGAACTTCCGCCAATTGCCCCGTCTCATCCTCTTCCATCCAGATGACCTGCCGTTTCTGTTCTTCGCTTAATGCAAATTGCGCGGCATCCTGTAAGATGATCTTGGCTCCCTGCAGATTAGCGCCCTGAAAATCGGCGCCTTCCAGATCCGCAAACAGCAAGTTCGCCCCTTGCAAATTCGCATGCGTAAAATTCACGCCGAAAGTCCCCAGGATTTGCCCTTCCAGGATCAGCGGCTGTCCGCCTGCCGTATGCCAGAAATTCGCTCCTTGCAGGTCGCAATGGCTGAAATTGGCATCATAGAGCACGCTTTGGCTGAGATCGACGCCCTGCATGTTGCTGCGGGAAAAATCGACCCCTGCGCATATGCTTTTGTTGAGGCGGCTTCTCGAAAGATTAGCGTCTGTTACGTGACTATAGCCCAAGTCGGCGCTTTCGTAGTTGCCGCCGCTCAAATCCAGGTCTCGCCAGTCCTGGTAGCGATTTAGCGAACCGTCCCGCTGCTCCAGCCGGGCACGGATGGCCGCAGCGTCTTTGTCTCTCCGTTCTTCAACCCAGACGTCCTCGCTTAGATCCATATATTCGCCTGCGCGAATGCGGAAAATGTCAGCGCGCCGAAGCTGTTGAAACTCCGGAAGTTCCACGATACGCGGAGCCGCCGCACGAACGAGGCTGATCACATAGTGTCCGGCTATGGCCATGTCTTCCCGCCAGACACGATCGGTTTCCAGCGGCAAGATCTCGCTTCCATAGCTTTTGCGCGACGCCTCGATAGCGTTTCGGTAGGTTTCCAGGTGGGCGTACAGCCATGGCGCCTCGTGCAGTTCGATGCAGGCCTCCCGGTCCAGATACCAGCTGTCGTCATACGCTTCCAGGCTGCACATGAGTTTTCCCTGCCCTAGCCAGGAACGCAAATACGACACGTGCATGTAGGCGATGGGCCGCTTATGTCCGGCTTCTTGCATCGCGTGAATGCGAAGACACAACTTCCGAAAGGGTTCGATCCACTCCTTGGTATACGCATGAGCCTGCGCGTGAACCTCTGCGCCGATTTGCCGGATCATCGTTTCCCTCTGCTGCGAGACATCTTGCGTAAGCCATAGTTTCAACGCGTCCTGCTGCAATGGTTTTCTCTCCTTAATTGTTATGGACTTGCGTTCCCTTCACATCGACGCGGTCTTCGAGCACCACGGAGCTGCCCTTGCAAGTCATCTCTAATTTTTCCTGGGCGGTGATCGTGATTTTTTTCGAGGCTAACATCACTTCTTCCGTCGCTTTCACCGTCACGTTTTTGCTGCTGACAATGGAAATGCCGTCTGCATCGCTGAGCATAATGGATACGCCATCGCCCGTGATGAGGATATGATCGGGAGCGAGCACGATCATCTTGCCGTTCTTGGTCTTGATGGTTTTGATGCTCGGATCTTCCATCGGATCGCTTCCGCCGCCGCTTGCTGATGCCGTGCCGCCGCTCGATGCTCCTGCCATGCCGACGCTTTGCCCTCCGCTTGCCGATGGCGGTTCCGCTTTCGGTTTCGGCACGGAGCTGATTGCAATGACATCCTCTTCTTTATGCGTTGGAAAATAGACGCGCACATCGTCGCCGATCTCCGGCATGCAATACCAGCCCGCATTGTCTTCCGAAGCGTAGATGGTCGAGTACGGAAACCAGAACGCTGTGCCCGCGTCTTGCTCGGGATCGATGTTCAGATGCGCTTGAATCCGGTCTTTGGCTACCGCAATCACTTTGCCCTGCAGCGAGACCCCGACGATGGCCATGTTATATTGCTTTCGCCGGCTCAAGCCCAGCCGCGTGCCTAAGAAGTACGTATGCTTTAACAGCCCGTCCTTCATATCCGTTCTGACTTCGCTTACGACAAGCTGCTGGTTGTCGAACGCAACCTCCATGCCGATGTCGAATACTTGATCGGTTTCCACTTCATAGAAGATGCAATCGCTCTCGCTCAATTCCGGCACTTGTCCCTGCACCGACAGCTGATACAGCTCCATCCGTTTATGTATCCGGTAATGGTATGCGTTAACTTCCCCCTTAAAACCAGGCTCCGGAATGCCAAAGTGCACCTTCGGGGAATCAAAGCCGATCGCCGGCACAAGTCCGGTGTTAAAGTGGGATGCCAACCGTTTCAATAGTTCCCAGTCGGTCTCCCGGTACTGTAAAATCATGCGGCCAATAGCCGCGCCATTCGAAGCTTCATCCATAACGTCCGCGCCGTCGTAATCCTGTACGATCTGATCCACCAACTGCGCATACGCAAGTCCCGTATCTTGAAATGTACGTTCCTTTCGCGTCACATCGAACTGATACGATAGCGATACCGCCTCCATTTCGATATGGTATACGTCCCGAACGTGATAGATTTGTATATTCGTGACCATGCCTTGAAACAGGGTTCTCTTCCCGCCTTGTTCCAGCCTTTGCACAACGGCCACATTCATTCGGGCATAATCCATACCGGCATAACCGGCCTTCTGTTCTTCCGGCACGATGCCCTTCAGACGAAGCGTAGCGTGCTCGTTGATTTGCTGTACAATCGTTAGCTCCCGGATCGATTCTAACGCAAACGGCGTGACTTCAATGTCCTGATAAGTCGCATAAGATCGTTCCATTATGCATCCCCCTCTTCCCGTTCCATCGGGTTGATTTGCAGGGAATCCATGATGCCAAGCGCAATCGGACGCCACTGCTCCTGATATCGCTCCATGCAATTGAGACCGAAGAAGAGCCCTTTCCCCTCCAGTTCTATGAAAAATATGCCATTATACATCACACCGTCCAGCACAGGCACGGTAAATTCAT is a genomic window of Paenibacillus durus ATCC 35681 containing:
- a CDS encoding contractile injection system protein, VgrG/Pvc8 family translates to MERSYATYQDIEVTPFALESIRELTIVQQINEHATLRLKGIVPEEQKAGYAGMDYARMNVAVVQRLEQGGKRTLFQGMVTNIQIYHVRDVYHIEMEAVSLSYQFDVTRKERTFQDTGLAYAQLVDQIVQDYDGADVMDEASNGAAIGRMILQYRETDWELLKRLASHFNTGLVPAIGFDSPKVHFGIPEPGFKGEVNAYHYRIHKRMELYQLSVQGQVPELSESDCIFYEVETDQVFDIGMEVAFDNQQLVVSEVRTDMKDGLLKHTYFLGTRLGLSRRKQYNMAIVGVSLQGKVIAVAKDRIQAHLNIDPEQDAGTAFWFPYSTIYASEDNAGWYCMPEIGDDVRVYFPTHKEEDVIAISSVPKPKAEPPSASGGQSVGMAGASSGGTASASGGGSDPMEDPSIKTIKTKNGKMIVLAPDHILITGDGVSIMLSDADGISIVSSKNVTVKATEEVMLASKKITITAQEKLEMTCKGSSVVLEDRVDVKGTQVHNN
- a CDS encoding pentapeptide repeat-containing protein, with the translated sequence MQQDALKLWLTQDVSQQRETMIRQIGAEVHAQAHAYTKEWIEPFRKLCLRIHAMQEAGHKRPIAYMHVSYLRSWLGQGKLMCSLEAYDDSWYLDREACIELHEAPWLYAHLETYRNAIEASRKSYGSEILPLETDRVWREDMAIAGHYVISLVRAAAPRIVELPEFQQLRRADIFRIRAGEYMDLSEDVWVEERRDKDAAAIRARLEQRDGSLNRYQDWRDLDLSGGNYESADLGYSHVTDANLSRSRLNKSICAGVDFSRSNMQGVDLSQSVLYDANFSHCDLQGANFWHTAGGQPLILEGQILGTFGVNFTHANLQGANLLFADLEGADFQGANLQGAKIILQDAAQFALSEEQKRQVIWMEEDETGQLAEVRP
- a CDS encoding DUF6531 domain-containing protein, whose product is MLGNEWERLSGLTVQDIALKWPYGKLRLEEVKMKRFPGMHAVLQLQGVMSEEDSHELVRQGSSRDQAGLYAVREGQADYPLFLGQLHDIQADRIHDVWTVRVDIISHSYQMDVKRISRSFQHADMAYTDVLKEVIHAYPGGDFLETDAFGHGASIGDLLLQYEETDWDFIQRVASHAGAVVTSDVSTHEPRVWIGTPTVKQHVKLEEGLYQIEHDVESFLTAVQTGAEGFQEQDFTRFMVRMDEWLGLGSEVEAAGRRFVVAGTLGQLNKGMLEFTYLCTTPAGLRQNKRYNENLAGLAMEGRILAIGVKKAKVHLDIDEAQPEQEAVWFPYSSPASHIFHAMPPIGSRIKLYFPSHEEADAMLIQSVRTPFSPQGEAAEKANKKMADSTVKSFATGGGKEFELGTTDISFTAKEGALFVTIGEEGGITLQSDKDIVLTAEQEMAFSELKRFRAEAEEELWIAGGQSSLILNDTTDVTGPEVTMIGSERQSFEPLSNPEAEQAKSDKERDGFLEKLGTALDVLSMVPGLGVIAGAASAVVSLCRGDFFGAALSIGTMLPFGGAAFGAAKLAAKGVAKVAAKAAVKAGGKLAGKMAGKIGRAAAKRAVQFGRSSLNKVLTGARKLKGQADALKDLLAKKLAAMEQKLAEKSKALLDKALEKSGAKKALTAFNHKVLSKFQCTKGLKDKFCKWGFEPVDLITGRMMSEATDFEFPSPLPLRWERRWISDSRHQGWLGHGVHHSFDMRLEVLDDCIGVLLADGRPVGFERLHRGLMETRNPKERLVLRREGTGYAMVEEESRLTYVFESAITANRPSGAVKTAEVQRRTAEESQEIRGLGYRISKPLQQEGNTDQASPEEEAAKPYRLTRIEDEFCRRIVLTYDARGYLQQVTDSVGRVLDIKTDEAGRITKVIYVYHPHSNNASSEQREVLVQYRYNEVGDLVAVTDALGQTTEMYYDQHLMLRKKDRNGYSFHWRYDSPTTGARCVHTYGDDGLLEGRIAYHDGWNETTNSQGHATRYDYNPEYYCTRIVDPLGGVVEYAYSELGELVSETDAEGRVSRYGHDEFGRLVEDIQPDGGVWSFTYDTAGRLAQVTDPEGGIRTWQYDEQGRVREITEADQTATLLAYDERHRISEVKSPQGAITKLAYDEQDNLVQVTLPDDTSGKWTYNHRGECVQEMNPLGAKQTFVYDSLGRVVHAELPDGNVLRLQYNAYEEVVLAEDNQHRVAFGYTPLGKLTWREEKGKRIELAYNKEEELTEVINERGERYVLEHDANGNIVRETGFDGIQRQYVRSPGGLLQKVERPGGRWTDFSHDLMGRVTKAEYSDGLVETFGYNRIGELMETANPYATLKFERDRVGRVTKEWRDQYWIASQYDELGNRTVVSSSLGAHITMERDLLGQVSRMQAQRDGGSDASPATAAPWAAQMTYNTLGQEIERLLPGGVISEWRYDEAGRPEQHSVKTGVRESRKRRYGWNANYRLKSMVNELTGHKIQYNYDDFGNLIGATNPFDKIFRMADDVGNLYSSGHKTDRTYGPGGRLLEFEGTHYSYDEEGNLIEKIEPDGTHWRYEYYGNGMMSKVVRPEDKEVTFTYDPLGRRIEKVYDGVKTSFVWDGNTILHEWNEDPQSLTTWVFEDGTFSPAAKLTAEGQYSIVTDHIGTPVEMYNETGERVWACELDIYGKVQNFDLQGTRGACPFRYPGQYEDEETGLYYNRFRYYSPHEGMYIQQDPIGLAGNNPTLYGYVHDPLKLFDPFGLMPFWKLLKSSGMGHHAMPRVHANKHGFPLLGTTHDSPSWYPYELEGSDMLHKELHEAVRKEGVPFKGSFKGTATELIEKLNKAYSPFKQRGYMKIPNTGEILAKNVTIQGALNKSIEWDRKQKLKLGELCNGK
- a CDS encoding imm11 family protein, which produces MYYFRLQQDKRFLDGLRLEQVSRDMEIDERNIVFVKEDGEQPVYLDFIDHPRWLVSDRMKGLLEKYDRFLRFYSAVLTERSTQRQDIYWFMEPDETDCLSERTQVEASGALRPLVLAETKVRRERIFRVAGVKEDILIIRLDVAESLQRRGFTGLHFTPVELA
- a CDS encoding DUF4280 domain-containing protein, which translates into the protein MASFIAFRKPSPPSVEGAAGAEASYVVRGAILECQCGSNPNLLNLPTCHGAYIQGQPLMNVADSKAVVNIPNTFGVCEALDKPCEPQVNMEWMNGKADVLIDGKAVLTSDSYIMCTKHAEGVIYIADDGQKKA